A window from bacterium encodes these proteins:
- a CDS encoding SDR family oxidoreductase — protein MKAIVTGGAGFIGSHMVDLLVERGCDVVVIDNLAAGRRENLAQHSGNPRVAICHEDINDLPADSAWFVGVDYVFHFGGVGDIVPSIEHPLVYMQVNVMGTLRVLEAARNAGVRKFIYAASSSCYGSMPEVPTPETAAIAPEYPYALSKYLGECAVLHWGKVYGLPVVSLRIFNAYGPRARTAGAYGAVFGVFLAQKCKGCPFTVVGDGTQARDFVYVTDVARAFFLAAESPYTCEVFNLGAGQPQSVNRLVELLEGDVVHVPKRPGEPDCTWADTQKIRNYLGWTPHVAFENGVARMLETLENWATAPVWTPESIQVATEAWFRFLGQQRS, from the coding sequence ATGAAAGCCATCGTTACGGGGGGGGCTGGCTTCATCGGCAGCCATATGGTGGATCTCCTGGTTGAACGAGGATGTGATGTCGTTGTTATCGACAACCTGGCTGCGGGACGGCGGGAAAATCTGGCGCAACACTCGGGCAACCCCCGTGTTGCCATTTGCCATGAGGATATAAACGACCTCCCTGCCGACTCAGCATGGTTTGTGGGCGTTGACTATGTGTTCCATTTTGGCGGCGTTGGAGACATCGTCCCATCGATCGAGCACCCCCTTGTCTATATGCAGGTCAACGTCATGGGAACGTTGCGGGTATTAGAGGCTGCTCGGAACGCGGGGGTCCGGAAGTTCATATACGCGGCATCCTCCTCGTGCTACGGATCGATGCCGGAAGTTCCGACCCCGGAAACCGCTGCGATCGCCCCAGAGTATCCTTATGCGTTGAGCAAGTATCTGGGAGAGTGTGCGGTGTTGCACTGGGGAAAAGTCTACGGCCTGCCGGTCGTCTCGCTGCGGATCTTCAATGCCTACGGGCCCCGTGCGCGCACTGCGGGGGCGTATGGTGCGGTGTTTGGGGTTTTCCTCGCCCAGAAATGCAAGGGATGCCCGTTTACGGTGGTTGGAGATGGTACCCAAGCGCGTGATTTTGTCTATGTGACGGACGTTGCTCGCGCGTTTTTCTTGGCGGCCGAGTCGCCCTACACGTGCGAGGTCTTTAATCTCGGGGCGGGACAACCGCAGAGCGTGAACCGGTTGGTGGAACTTCTCGAAGGCGATGTTGTCCATGTGCCGAAGCGTCCGGGGGAGCCTGATTGCACCTGGGCCGATACCCAGAAGATTCGCAATTATCTCGGGTGGACTCCTCATGTGGCATTCGAAAATGGCGTCGCCCGCATGCTGGAGACCCTCGAGAATTGGGCGACCGCCCCGGTTTGGACCCCGGAGTCGATCCAGGTGGCCACGGAAGCGTGGTTTCGATTTCTCGGACAGCAGCGATCCTGA
- a CDS encoding NAD-dependent epimerase/dehydratase encodes MKTVLVTGGAGYVGAILVPKLLARGYRVKIVDLYLFGDRVLASHETNPALEQIKGDIRDQALLKRALPGCDAVIHLACISNDPSFELNPTLSKSINYDAFDPLVTISKHSGVRRFVYASTSSVYGVSDSPNVTEEHPLVPLTDYNKYKGLCEPVLLKQQSPEFTTVIIRPATVCGYSPRLRLDLSVNILTNLAVNKRKITIFGGSQKRPNIHIEDVTDLYADLLEFPVNQIAGKIFNASYQNNSIAELGEIVRSIVTTEMPHLKPIAMETTPTDDIRSYHVSSDKIRRELGYEPKRTVEDAVADLCAAFQAGRIPNPLEDVRYYNVKTIKASHLV; translated from the coding sequence ATGAAGACTGTGCTGGTCACCGGAGGGGCGGGGTACGTCGGGGCGATTCTCGTACCGAAATTGCTGGCTCGCGGGTATCGTGTCAAGATCGTCGATCTGTATCTGTTTGGAGATCGTGTATTGGCTTCCCATGAGACGAATCCGGCTCTTGAACAGATCAAGGGGGATATCCGTGACCAGGCGTTGCTCAAGCGGGCCCTTCCCGGGTGCGACGCCGTGATTCACTTGGCGTGTATCTCCAATGATCCGAGCTTCGAACTGAATCCCACCCTCAGTAAGTCGATCAACTACGATGCGTTCGACCCCCTCGTGACAATTTCCAAGCACAGTGGCGTGCGGCGCTTCGTCTACGCTTCGACGTCGAGCGTCTACGGCGTGAGCGATAGTCCGAATGTAACGGAGGAACACCCACTCGTCCCCTTAACCGACTACAATAAATATAAAGGGTTGTGCGAGCCAGTCCTGTTGAAGCAACAATCTCCAGAGTTCACGACCGTCATTATTAGGCCGGCTACGGTCTGTGGGTATTCGCCCAGACTACGGTTGGATCTCAGCGTCAACATATTGACGAACCTTGCCGTGAATAAGCGCAAGATCACGATCTTCGGTGGGTCGCAGAAGCGTCCGAATATTCATATCGAAGATGTCACTGATCTCTATGCGGACCTGCTCGAATTTCCCGTGAACCAAATCGCCGGGAAGATCTTCAATGCTTCGTATCAGAATAACTCCATCGCGGAGTTGGGCGAAATCGTTCGATCGATCGTGACAACCGAGATGCCCCATCTAAAGCCCATTGCTATGGAGACCACCCCCACGGATGACATACGTTCCTACCATGTGTCGTCCGATAAAATTCGAAGAGAATTGGGCTATGAGCCGAAACGGACAGTCGAAGATGCAGTCGCCGATCTATGCGCGGCGTTTCAAGCGGGGAGAATTCCAAACCCCCTTGAAGATGTCAGATATTATAATGTCAAAACGATCAAAGCATCACATCTTGTCTAA
- a CDS encoding glycosyltransferase family 2 protein, protein MTTSRPSLSIFVPAHNEARNLEGAIHDIVAATQPGLTDYEILLVDDGSTDGTAEVAEGLARDNPRIRVIHNRSKEGIARGYRTALGLATKEYFGFLPGDREVHADSIRAIFDAVGSSDLIIPYHANREARAWHRRVMTWVCTTLLNTLFGHHLHYYQGPTVYPTQLAMALPSRSTGFFFLTEMLVHALDGGRSFIEVGLIHQERAFGKSKAITFRNIRMALAVILGTWWRLRVGRVWRGRLGSVKTASLKEKAKP, encoded by the coding sequence ATGACCACGTCCCGACCGTCGCTTTCTATATTCGTCCCCGCACACAACGAGGCCAGGAATCTCGAAGGCGCCATTCACGATATCGTCGCTGCAACTCAGCCTGGGCTGACCGATTATGAGATCCTTTTGGTCGACGATGGTAGCACCGATGGAACAGCGGAAGTGGCGGAGGGGCTTGCGCGTGACAACCCGCGGATCCGGGTTATTCACAACCGAAGCAAGGAGGGCATCGCCCGGGGATATCGGACGGCATTGGGGCTAGCGACAAAGGAGTATTTCGGCTTCCTCCCCGGTGACCGCGAGGTGCACGCGGATTCAATTCGGGCGATCTTTGATGCCGTGGGATCGTCTGACCTCATCATTCCCTACCACGCGAATCGCGAAGCGCGCGCGTGGCATCGTCGAGTGATGACTTGGGTGTGCACTACCCTCCTGAATACGTTGTTTGGGCATCATCTTCACTACTATCAGGGCCCGACGGTGTATCCTACTCAGCTGGCAATGGCGCTTCCCAGCCGCAGCACGGGCTTCTTCTTTTTGACCGAGATGTTGGTGCACGCGCTGGATGGTGGGCGAAGTTTTATTGAAGTGGGCCTGATTCATCAGGAGCGAGCGTTTGGAAAGTCCAAAGCCATCACTTTCCGCAACATCCGGATGGCGCTTGCGGTAATTTTGGGGACATGGTGGAGGCTCCGCGTCGGGAGAGTTTGGCGAGGAAGACTGGGATCGGTGAAAACGGCCTCGCTTAAGGAAAAGGCAAAACCATGA
- a CDS encoding transketolase C-terminal domain-containing protein: MQRLKYWQAISQALVQSMERDPNIFVAGIGVDDFKGIFGTTRGAYERFGPARVIDIPNCENAFAGIAIGAAAMGKRPVVVHPRNDFMFLALDQILNLAAKWKYMYASEHGVPVVFRGIVGRGWGQGATHSQSLQALFAHFPGLYVATPASPADAKGLLCAALRGDTPVVLLENRALYELEGEVPEDPVSVPFGTARVIREGTDVTIVGASLMAFEATRAADVLAEYDVSAEVIDPRSIRPLDRDAILCSLRKTGRLVVADTSWAMCGFSSEIAALAAEEAHADLKAPVRRVTLPDCPAPVSRPLEQAFHPTPMTIMRACLDTMGRHESAGKVLADVQARFPGPY, translated from the coding sequence GTGCAGCGATTGAAGTACTGGCAGGCGATTAGCCAAGCCCTCGTTCAGAGTATGGAGAGGGACCCGAATATTTTCGTCGCGGGCATCGGTGTGGACGATTTCAAGGGAATATTCGGGACCACGCGGGGGGCGTACGAGCGATTTGGACCGGCTCGAGTGATCGATATCCCGAACTGCGAGAACGCATTTGCGGGGATTGCGATTGGGGCGGCAGCGATGGGTAAACGGCCCGTGGTTGTCCATCCGAGAAACGATTTCATGTTCCTGGCTCTGGACCAGATCCTAAACCTAGCGGCGAAATGGAAGTACATGTACGCCTCTGAGCACGGGGTCCCGGTGGTTTTTCGAGGTATTGTTGGTCGGGGCTGGGGGCAGGGGGCCACGCACTCGCAGAGCCTTCAGGCGCTCTTTGCCCATTTTCCCGGGCTCTACGTGGCAACTCCGGCATCTCCCGCCGATGCCAAAGGACTGCTCTGTGCTGCTCTCCGGGGTGATACGCCGGTTGTATTGTTGGAGAACCGGGCACTATACGAGTTGGAGGGCGAGGTCCCAGAAGATCCGGTGTCGGTGCCGTTTGGCACTGCGCGGGTGATTCGAGAGGGTACGGATGTGACAATCGTCGGGGCGTCGCTGATGGCCTTTGAGGCCACTCGCGCAGCCGATGTCCTTGCCGAATATGATGTCAGCGCGGAGGTGATCGATCCGCGGAGCATCCGACCGCTCGATAGGGACGCGATCCTTTGCTCGCTGAGGAAGACTGGCCGACTCGTGGTCGCGGATACGAGTTGGGCCATGTGTGGCTTCTCTAGTGAGATAGCGGCGCTCGCGGCGGAGGAAGCACACGCGGATTTGAAAGCTCCCGTTCGACGAGTGACTCTTCCTGACTGTCCTGCGCCAGTCTCCAGGCCACTTGAACAGGCGTTCCATCCCACGCCCATGACGATCATGCGGGCTTGCCTGGACACTATGGGGCGACACGAATCAGCCGGCAAGGTGCTGGCTGACGTTCAGGCCAGATTCCCCGGCCCATACTGA
- a CDS encoding thiamine pyrophosphate-dependent dehydrogenase E1 component subunit alpha, whose translation MTITRKDAQEVPGILVRTLLRQMMRIRCVEETLAELYAEQEMRTPTHFSIGQEAVAVGVCAALQREDVIYSGHRCHAHYLAKGGSLIGMVGELYGKEIGAARGRGGSVHLTQPDVGIIASSAILGQTIAVAVGSAFAFQMDNTPRVAVCFFGDGAVEEGIFHESLNFAAVRRVPVIFVCENNLYSTHTPLAVRHPTDRAIYERVRSYGIPSAHVDGNDAVAVYHETQQAVERGREGGGPSFLECATYRWREHVGPLWDFDRGYRSKAEVEEWMERCPIKRLSEYCLGHSVCAGDELQSWRREFQQEIADAVTVAKRSPFPSPDSLLEGTY comes from the coding sequence ATGACCATTACTCGAAAGGACGCTCAGGAAGTCCCCGGTATCCTTGTGCGCACCTTGCTGCGGCAGATGATGCGCATCCGGTGCGTCGAAGAAACGCTCGCCGAACTCTATGCCGAGCAAGAGATGCGCACTCCCACGCACTTTTCGATCGGCCAAGAGGCTGTGGCTGTCGGGGTTTGCGCCGCACTTCAGCGAGAAGATGTCATCTATAGCGGCCATCGGTGTCACGCGCATTACTTGGCGAAGGGCGGTAGCCTGATCGGCATGGTGGGGGAACTCTACGGGAAGGAGATCGGGGCAGCGAGGGGGAGGGGTGGATCCGTGCACCTCACGCAGCCTGACGTTGGAATCATTGCCTCTTCTGCCATTCTTGGGCAAACAATCGCGGTGGCCGTTGGGTCGGCATTCGCATTCCAGATGGACAACACGCCTAGGGTGGCGGTATGCTTCTTTGGCGACGGCGCCGTTGAGGAAGGCATTTTTCACGAAAGCTTGAACTTCGCGGCGGTTCGCAGGGTTCCAGTGATATTTGTTTGTGAGAACAATCTGTACTCAACCCATACTCCATTGGCGGTCCGGCACCCGACGGACCGGGCGATCTACGAGCGGGTGCGGTCCTATGGGATTCCGTCGGCTCATGTGGACGGGAACGACGCCGTTGCGGTTTATCATGAAACTCAGCAGGCGGTGGAGCGAGGTCGCGAGGGCGGCGGGCCGTCCTTTCTGGAATGCGCGACGTATCGCTGGCGAGAGCACGTGGGACCACTGTGGGATTTCGATCGAGGATACCGCTCGAAAGCAGAAGTTGAGGAGTGGATGGAGCGGTGTCCGATTAAGCGACTTTCAGAATATTGCTTGGGACACTCCGTCTGTGCCGGAGACGAGTTGCAATCCTGGCGCCGAGAGTTTCAGCAAGAAATCGCTGACGCCGTGACCGTAGCGAAGCGCAGTCCGTTTCCTTCCCCCGATAGCCTACTCGAGGGGACGTACTGA
- a CDS encoding galactokinase has protein sequence MIITRSPLRVSLGGGGTDLPSYYRRHGGFVLGAAIDKYVYITLHQTFAQELIVKYSRMERVKSVDEVQHEIVREALKLTVDGPPHLEITSMADIPAGTGLGSSGSFTTALLKALHAHRKNLIHPQELAEQACHIEIDVLGKPVGKQDQYIAAYGGLTCLHFKPDGGVEAWPLKIPTDVLHNLEDNLLLFFTGYSRSAPEILHDQDEKTKSSDGAMLNELHAVKEIAMKSKEALESGDLVRFAELMNTHWEHKRQRSQGISNTQINEWYDLARGSGALGGKLVGAGGGGFLMFYSEDKVPLRRAMRDAGLTEIRFRFDFEGTRLIAQS, from the coding sequence TTGATTATCACGCGCAGTCCACTACGGGTCTCCCTAGGCGGAGGCGGCACAGACCTGCCGTCATACTATCGCCGACATGGAGGATTCGTCTTGGGCGCCGCCATCGACAAGTACGTCTACATCACGCTGCATCAGACATTCGCCCAAGAACTCATTGTGAAGTACTCGAGAATGGAACGAGTCAAATCTGTGGACGAGGTCCAGCACGAGATCGTTCGAGAGGCCCTGAAGTTGACGGTAGATGGGCCCCCCCATCTCGAAATCACGAGCATGGCCGACATTCCGGCGGGGACTGGATTGGGGTCTTCTGGCAGCTTCACCACCGCCTTGCTCAAAGCGCTCCATGCCCATAGGAAGAATCTGATCCACCCGCAGGAACTCGCTGAGCAAGCGTGCCACATCGAAATTGACGTTTTGGGGAAGCCGGTGGGCAAACAGGATCAGTACATTGCTGCGTACGGAGGCCTAACTTGCCTCCACTTCAAGCCTGACGGCGGTGTCGAAGCCTGGCCGCTCAAGATCCCAACCGATGTCCTGCATAATCTTGAAGACAACCTGCTCTTATTCTTCACCGGTTATTCTAGGTCGGCGCCAGAAATTCTCCATGACCAGGATGAGAAGACCAAGTCAAGTGATGGCGCGATGTTGAACGAGTTGCACGCCGTCAAAGAGATCGCCATGAAGAGCAAGGAGGCGTTGGAGAGCGGGGACCTGGTTCGGTTTGCGGAACTGATGAACACCCATTGGGAGCACAAGCGACAGCGCTCTCAGGGCATTAGTAACACCCAGATCAACGAGTGGTATGACCTCGCCAGGGGCAGTGGCGCGTTGGGAGGGAAGCTCGTCGGGGCCGGTGGAGGAGGGTTCCTCATGTTCTATTCGGAGGATAAGGTACCGCTCCGTCGCGCGATGCGGGATGCCGGGTTAACCGAAATTCGGTTCAGATTTGATTTCGAAGGCACGAGATTGATTGCACAATCATAG
- a CDS encoding glycosyltransferase: MSSNGPPLVSIVIPAYNASAYVGRAIKTALSQTHQRIEIIVVDDGSRDNTGEVVRSFRDSRITYIAQENRGQGAARNRGIRISSGKYVTFLDADDCYFPRKVEREVELLETHPDYQVVFCDALHYYPNRPDRLRGRRYYGDPRSVFAELLRSSFINPNTIMAVGDILRGEFLFREERYYPEEWDLCLRLARAGVRFAHLDEALVVVEIRRGSNTRMDIQWILKRHTLEMFERLFAQMDEAERGACAAAGILRRCKLRLAAAYLASEDPAQVDGLLADLFPPLVARAVRTGLRMIPARMIRVSARAVWTLRQRFRLPPWRDAAVGRAWGELMRDCL, translated from the coding sequence ATGAGCAGCAACGGCCCGCCGCTCGTGTCCATTGTGATCCCCGCCTACAACGCATCTGCGTACGTGGGCCGGGCGATCAAGACTGCGCTGTCGCAAACCCATCAGCGCATCGAGATCATCGTCGTGGACGATGGGTCGAGGGATAATACCGGCGAAGTCGTGCGGTCATTTCGAGATTCCAGGATCACCTACATCGCCCAAGAGAATCGGGGGCAAGGCGCGGCGCGGAATCGCGGGATACGAATCAGCAGCGGGAAGTACGTTACGTTTCTGGACGCCGACGATTGCTATTTCCCGCGGAAGGTGGAGCGGGAGGTGGAACTCCTGGAGACACACCCGGATTACCAGGTCGTCTTCTGTGACGCGCTCCACTACTACCCCAATCGACCCGACCGGCTGCGGGGGCGCAGGTACTACGGCGACCCGCGCAGCGTGTTTGCGGAACTGCTGCGTTCGTCCTTTATCAACCCGAACACCATCATGGCCGTTGGCGACATCCTGCGGGGAGAGTTCCTGTTTCGCGAGGAGCGCTACTATCCAGAGGAATGGGACCTGTGCCTGCGGCTGGCGCGGGCGGGGGTCCGGTTTGCCCATCTGGACGAGGCCTTGGTCGTCGTCGAAATTCGGCGGGGCAGCAATACCCGGATGGACATTCAGTGGATCCTGAAGCGGCACACCCTCGAGATGTTTGAGCGCTTGTTCGCGCAAATGGACGAGGCGGAGAGAGGGGCATGCGCGGCCGCCGGGATTCTGCGGCGATGCAAGCTCAGGTTGGCCGCGGCCTATCTCGCCAGCGAGGATCCCGCTCAGGTCGATGGCCTCCTGGCCGATTTGTTCCCGCCACTGGTGGCGCGCGCGGTTCGCACCGGCCTTAGGATGATTCCCGCGCGCATGATTCGGGTCTCCGCGCGGGCGGTGTGGACGTTGCGCCAACGCTTCCGCCTTCCCCCGTGGAGGGACGCGGCGGTCGGGCGGGCGTGGGGTGAGTTGATGCGGGACTGCTTGTGA
- a CDS encoding nucleotidyltransferase family protein: MPSRNPNDLPTRAMILAAGLGTRLRPLTDTTPKCMMPIGGRPLLEYTLRWMRQFGVTEIVINLHHLPRMVTNYFGDGTAWGVRIRYSVEEQPLGTAGGVRRMRRFFDAPFFVWYGDNLSTCLLDRLWACHRTKGGIGTIALFHRRDAVHSGIVGLDRDHRVKRFLEKPKPREVFTHWVNAGILVLEPEIVEMIPSRRSVDFGRDVFPELIARNARLYGYRMSKREKLYWIDRPEDLRRLETRWARLGDEFSLAGNPGKP; the protein is encoded by the coding sequence ATGCCTTCCCGGAACCCCAACGATCTGCCGACCAGGGCCATGATTCTCGCCGCTGGGTTGGGGACGCGCCTCAGGCCTCTGACCGACACCACCCCCAAGTGCATGATGCCGATCGGCGGGCGGCCCCTTTTGGAATACACGCTGAGGTGGATGCGGCAGTTCGGCGTGACCGAGATCGTTATCAACCTCCACCATTTACCGAGAATGGTCACCAACTATTTTGGGGACGGGACGGCGTGGGGCGTCCGGATTCGATACTCGGTCGAGGAGCAGCCGTTGGGCACCGCCGGTGGGGTGAGGCGGATGCGTCGGTTTTTCGACGCCCCGTTCTTCGTCTGGTACGGCGACAACCTGAGCACATGCCTCCTGGACCGCCTGTGGGCCTGCCACCGAACGAAGGGAGGGATCGGGACGATCGCACTGTTCCACCGGCGCGACGCCGTCCACAGCGGCATCGTGGGGCTTGACCGCGACCATCGCGTGAAGCGCTTCTTAGAGAAGCCGAAGCCGCGAGAGGTGTTCACGCACTGGGTCAACGCCGGGATTCTTGTCCTCGAGCCCGAGATCGTCGAGATGATCCCATCGAGACGCAGCGTGGACTTCGGGCGCGACGTGTTCCCGGAGCTCATCGCGCGAAACGCGCGACTGTACGGGTACCGTATGTCGAAGCGCGAAAAGCTCTACTGGATCGATCGACCAGAGGATCTTCGACGACTGGAGACCCGCTGGGCGCGACTCGGCGATGAATTCTCGTTGGCGGGAAACCCGGGTAAGCCATGA
- a CDS encoding Gfo/Idh/MocA family oxidoreductase — protein MSGDRSPEMRIALIGCGKIGRRRAEALRESKGGVLVLAVDRDLARAESVATDWRCQASVDWGEAIRRDDIGAVIVSTTHDALAGATRAAAEHGKHVLVEKPMARTPAEAALVCRALRDAQGNRRLAGDRRPLVVKVGFNHRFHPAISKAHTLLEAGSIGEPYFVRCRYGHGGRRGYADEWRFNVEIAGGGELLDQGIHAIDLFRWFLGDFVEGVGFTHSYFWRASVGAAPRGADVEDNAFGLFRTTSGRVATLHASWTQWKNLFAFEVFGRDGYLIVEGLGRSYGAERLTWGRRHPDWGSPDEEHFDFSDPESCWRAEWEEFLAAIREGREPSGNASDAWQAIRMAYAVYESSRNGGVVRLPQ, from the coding sequence GTGTCCGGCGATCGATCCCCGGAAATGCGCATCGCCCTCATTGGGTGCGGGAAGATCGGCCGGCGCCGGGCGGAGGCCCTCCGGGAGTCAAAGGGAGGGGTCCTGGTCCTCGCCGTTGATCGAGATCTCGCGCGCGCGGAGTCCGTGGCGACGGATTGGCGGTGTCAGGCCAGCGTGGATTGGGGTGAGGCGATCCGGCGGGACGACATCGGCGCGGTGATCGTGTCGACCACGCACGATGCCTTGGCGGGAGCGACTCGGGCCGCGGCGGAGCACGGGAAGCACGTCTTGGTCGAAAAGCCGATGGCCCGGACGCCCGCGGAAGCGGCGCTGGTGTGTCGCGCTCTGCGCGACGCGCAGGGGAACCGCCGGTTGGCTGGCGACCGCCGACCGTTGGTGGTCAAGGTCGGCTTCAACCACCGATTCCATCCAGCCATCAGCAAGGCCCACACCCTCTTGGAAGCCGGGAGCATCGGGGAACCCTATTTTGTCCGCTGCCGGTACGGGCACGGCGGTCGCCGCGGCTATGCGGACGAATGGCGATTCAATGTCGAGATCGCCGGCGGCGGTGAGTTGCTGGACCAGGGGATTCATGCCATCGATTTGTTCCGCTGGTTCCTGGGCGATTTCGTTGAAGGGGTTGGGTTCACCCACTCCTACTTCTGGCGAGCGAGCGTCGGGGCCGCGCCGCGGGGCGCCGATGTCGAGGACAACGCGTTCGGCCTCTTCCGCACCACCTCGGGGCGGGTGGCCACACTCCACGCCAGCTGGACGCAGTGGAAGAACCTCTTCGCGTTCGAGGTGTTCGGGCGGGATGGGTATCTGATCGTGGAAGGTTTGGGCCGGAGTTACGGGGCGGAGCGGCTGACGTGGGGCCGGCGGCATCCAGACTGGGGGTCCCCGGATGAGGAACATTTCGATTTTTCCGACCCGGAGAGCTGTTGGCGGGCAGAGTGGGAAGAGTTCCTCGCGGCCATTCGCGAGGGGCGGGAGCCGTCGGGGAATGCGAGCGACGCGTGGCAGGCGATAAGGATGGCCTACGCGGTCTACGAGTCCAGCAGGAATGGCGGTGTCGTGCGGCTCCCGCAATAG
- a CDS encoding SDR family oxidoreductase, with protein MQGNAAIITGGGRGIGEAVALAFAREGARVVLAARTATELERVAVKVREIGGEVRIVPADVARPEDVDRVTRAALDAYGRIDALVNAAGILGPVGRVWEVDEGDWAQALQVNLYGTFLCCRAVLPHMVARRAGKIVNFSGRGATSPFPRFSAYAVSKVAVVRLTETLAEEVRDHNIQVNAIAPGMVDTRMQDHVLAAGERAGTELRRIRKLRDAGEGGVPADLAAQLTVFLASHKSDGLTGKLIAAPYDGWQSWDAARILELMAAPWLTIRRLDDFTLRPLLGQFADHRESPPDAGDLR; from the coding sequence TTGCAGGGGAATGCCGCGATCATTACGGGCGGCGGCCGGGGGATCGGGGAGGCCGTTGCCCTCGCGTTCGCGCGCGAAGGCGCGCGCGTGGTCTTAGCCGCCCGCACGGCGACGGAGCTGGAAAGGGTGGCGGTCAAGGTCCGGGAGATCGGCGGCGAGGTGCGGATTGTCCCGGCCGACGTTGCGCGGCCCGAAGACGTGGATCGGGTCACCCGCGCCGCACTGGATGCGTATGGCCGTATTGATGCCCTCGTCAACGCGGCCGGCATCCTCGGCCCGGTCGGCAGGGTTTGGGAAGTGGATGAAGGGGATTGGGCTCAGGCGCTTCAGGTGAATCTTTACGGCACGTTCTTGTGCTGCCGGGCGGTGCTGCCGCACATGGTCGCTCGCCGAGCGGGCAAGATCGTCAATTTTTCTGGGCGTGGCGCCACTTCACCCTTCCCGCGGTTTTCGGCCTACGCGGTATCGAAGGTCGCGGTGGTCCGCCTGACGGAGACGCTGGCAGAGGAAGTCCGGGACCACAACATTCAGGTCAATGCCATTGCGCCCGGGATGGTGGATACGCGCATGCAGGACCACGTGTTGGCGGCCGGGGAGCGCGCCGGGACCGAGCTCCGCCGCATACGCAAGCTCCGTGATGCGGGCGAGGGCGGCGTGCCCGCAGACCTTGCCGCGCAGCTTACCGTCTTTCTCGCTTCGCATAAATCGGATGGACTCACCGGCAAGCTGATCGCCGCGCCTTACGACGGCTGGCAGTCGTGGGACGCGGCACGGATCTTAGAATTGATGGCCGCTCCGTGGTTGACCATAAGACGCCTCGACGATTTTACGCTGCGCCCCCTCCTCGGTCAGTTCGCCGATCACCGCGAATCACCGCCCGACGCCGGGGATTTGCGCTGA